From Camelina sativa cultivar DH55 chromosome 5, Cs, whole genome shotgun sequence:
ataaatgattccTAAGGCTACTCAACAAAAcctattttaaaatcacaaagaATTATATGATCCCAACAAGAAACCTAACTGATGATTAAGATTTCCAAGAGCGCATCGAtctctctcatcatcttcttctcttcttgacACGTTCGTCATGAGATAGAGAATCGAACCAACGGATGCCTCGAAACCTTCTGAATCATCGAAAGTCTTATTATACCTTTCCTCACGTGACACATCCCatacttcttcctcctctgtttcttcattcTTTACCACCGGTTTGTTGAGAAACTGCTTGAACCAGTTAACCGAATTTTTGGGATACCGGGTGAGATCGTTGTCGTAGTCTACATAGTACAGACCAAATCTAGTGGAATATCCATGCTCCCATTCGAAATTGTCTAGTAAAGACCACACGTAATATCCTCTCACGTCACATCCATCATCTCTGTTATAACAATAGAATATGTTAATTATTGTTATACGTTATAAAAATTCAGATCcgttttttgtaaaaatgttgaACAAAATTTACATTATAGCTTTGTGGAGTTGTTGGATATGGTCTTCATGGTAGCTCATCCTAAATGTATCATTGAGAATCTCCTCTCGTGATTTTGTACCGTCGTCATAGTCATTGATCCCTGTAAATGtaatttatcatataaatattaacaaagaGAGATAATTTACTGTTTAAtagaaaaagtatataaaaacaaaaaatcttacCGTTCTCTTTTATATAGACGATAGGGTTATTGTATTTATCTTTGATGTAGTTAAGAACTTTTCGTAAACCTTCTGGATGTGATTGGAGTATGCCTCGATCTTCCTGTGTgtcaagatcaaaaacaaacctTAGAACCATTGgagggaaaaaaaacagaacgttggtttttcttattaaaatagTCAAAAAGTTACGTACCCCTGGTCCGAATTGGTGATTAGTGTGATTTGTGACTGTTCAAAAATAGACATAAAACTAAGTTAGGAATTTACCGAATCTCATACGAAGAAATTAGTCGTACGGGCATTAACATTAGCCTTGTTACCTGTCCATTTCAACTGTTGATCAGTTACGAATCGAGGTCGTGCAGGGTCGATGTGTGGAAGATGAGCAATGTAACGCGCAGTATAGTAGTTTATTCCAATGAAATCTGATGAATTTTTCAACATTTTAGACTGTTCCGGAGTGAACGAAGGTAATCTGTTTCCGATGTGTTTCTTCATTAATTCTGGATAATCCCCATGAATAACTGGATCTAAATGCCTGATACACATGTTGGAAAAATGATACGTAAATATCTTACGAttacaacaaatataatattactTGCTTTacacttatttatttatatataacaacttACCAATCTAGTTCGATGGCAAGAGCTCGTTTAACAGCTTCGTTATCGGCAGGAGAATTGGAGTCATAAGGCTCAAACCACAACGGCGATAACACTATCCCAATCTGACCATCTTGCGTCTGtcaaacaatttattttgattaaatttataagatCAAAAGCAAAGACACtaatcaaatgtaaaatatttaaataattaatttagaaactTTTATAAACCCACCTTGTTACATTTTCGGAACTCTTGGACAGCTGCGGCATGAGCAAGAAGAAGGTGATGTGATGCAATGTAAGGCTCTGTAGCTGAATCGCCGGCTTGACACTTACTATTCACCCATTTAGAGCATCGCCCAACCGCTTTGT
This genomic window contains:
- the LOC104788771 gene encoding beta-glucosidase 28, giving the protein MTLYHWDHPQALEDEYGGFLNPQIVEDFRDFARVYFEEFGDKVKMWTTINEPYVITVAGYDAGNKAVGRCSKWVNSKCQAGDSATEPYIASHHLLLAHAAAVQEFRKCNKTQDGQIGIVLSPLWFEPYDSNSPADNEAVKRALAIELDWHLDPVIHGDYPELMKKHIGNRLPSFTPEQSKMLKNSSDFIGINYYTARYIAHLPHIDPARPRFVTDQQLKWTVTNHTNHQFGPGEDRGILQSHPEGLRKVLNYIKDKYNNPIVYIKENGINDYDDGTKSREEILNDTFRMSYHEDHIQQLHKAIIDDGCDVRGYYVWSLLDNFEWEHGYSTRFGLYYVDYDNDLTRYPKNSVNWFKQFLNKPVVKNEETEEEEVWDVSREERYNKTFDDSEGFEASVGSILYLMTNVSRREEDDERDRCALGNLNHQLGFLLGSYNSL